The Candidatus Nomurabacteria bacterium DNA segment TTTTTCAATCTCGATTTCTTCTTTGAGAATTTGTCGTACCAACCGAACAGAATCTTCCAGGATAGAAAGATTACGGATGCCCAGGAAATCAAATTTCAGGAGGCCGGCGTCTTCCACCGCATGCATGTCATATTGGGTAATTGTCTTACCGCCCTTTGGGTCAAGTTGTAGTGGTACATAGTCAGTGAGTTCGGTGGGAGAGATTACTACGCCTGCGGCGTGAACCGAGATGTGTCTGGCGCCACCTTCAATTTTTTTTGCCAGATCTATAATCTTTTGTGTGTCCTTGTCTTTTTCGTATAGTTCTTTTAATTCTGGTGTGCTATCGAGCGCTCGGTTGATGGTCATTGGGAAACCTTGAGAACCGAGGGGTACGAGACGGGAAATTTTGTCTCCTACGCCATAGGGGAAACCGAGGGCGCGCGCGACATCGCGGACAGAACCGCGTGCGAGCATGGAGCCAAAGGTACCAATCTGACTTACCTTTTCTGGACCATATTTCTGTCTTACATAATCAATAATCTCATCCCGTCGTTTGTCGGCAAAGTCCATGTCAATGTCTGGCGGTGAAGGACGTTCGGCATTTAGGAATCTTTCAAATGGTAGTTCGTAGAACAGTGGATCGACATTGGTAATACCGATGAGGAAAGAAATGAAAGATCCGGCAGCCGATCCACGAGTGTTGGTAAAGATTCCGTTCGCCCGAGCGTAGCTGATGATATCTGCAACGACGAGGAAGTATGGCGAGTAACCCTTCTTGGTTATCACGCCTAGTTCGTAATCAAAACGGGTCTTTGCTTCCGCTTCGCGCGTCACATGGTGCGCGAGATATTCCGTGAGTTTTTCTCGTCCCAGGTTTTCTAGTTCCATATCATAATTCGAGCCAGCGGGAACTGGGAAATTAGGAAAAACCCATTTTCCAAGTTCTAGTTTAAGGTCGCACATCGCGGCAATCTTCAAGGTGTTTTCTACCGCCTCGGGGGCGTCTTGAAAATATTCAAGAGCTTGGGTGGGAGAGATTAGAGAGAAATCTTCCTCCTTGTTTGTAAAACGTTTTGTTTCGTCAGAGAAGGCGCCAGTCTGGATGGCAACCAGCGTATCTTGAGCTTCAGCGTCCGTTGGCTCTAGATAATGTGTATCCTGGGTGCCAACCAGTGGAATGTTCAACTCTTTTGCCAGAGCAATTAAATCCTTTTTGATTTCTAGTTGCCGTTCAATTTTCGGATGATGCATTATCTCGATGAAATAATTTTCCGCCCCGAAGATTTCCTGATATTCGGTGGCAACTTTTTTCGCCTCCTCTTGATTTTTGTTCCACACCGCTCTAGACAATTCGCCCGCTAGACAACCAGAGAGACAGATTAGTCCCTCGTGATGGGCACGCAGAAGTTCCTTGTCAATTCTTGGTTTATAGTAGAATCCCTCAAGATAAGCTTGCGAGACAAGTTTGAGGAGATTTTTATAGCCAGTCAGATTTTTTGCAAGGAGTGTGAGATGAAAGCGACGCGCATCAAGGTGTGGTTCCTTGTCTGTTCTACCGCGGGTGGCGACATAGGCTTCCACGCCAATGATTGGTTTGATCTGGTTCGTAACGCATTCTTTATAAAATTCAATTGCACCATAGAGGTTGCCGTGGTCGGTCAGAGCAAGCGCTGGCATGCCGTGGCTCCTCGCTTTCTTAACCAGTTCGGGGATCTTGGATAGACCATCTAGCAGAGAGTAATGCGAATGGACATGAAGATGAACAAAACTAGTTTCCGACATAGAGTGAGTATAACAATATTTGACGCGGGTTCGACAGGGGATTGACAGTCTGTTTTGACTCGGTTTAAATCTCGACCGTTTTCGTGTTAGAGTTTGGGTAAATTATGCCCAGACCTCGTTATGTTGTCGGGATTGACGAAGCGGGTCGTGGTCCACTTGCCGGTCCGGTTGCGGTCGGTGTGGTGGTGGTGGATTTAGAACAGATTTCTAATCTGGGGGAGTATTTTAGTGGTGTAAGAGATTCAAAAAAACTGAGCGGAAAAAATAGGGAAATTTGGTTTCAAAAACTAAAGACGGAACGTGATTCGGGGAGGCTGTTTTTCGCTGTCACATTGGTTGGTAATAAGATTATTGATCGGAATGGGATTGTCTCGGCGATTAGTCATGGTCTTGATAAGGGCCTGGAAGAATTAAATGTCAACCCAGAAACTTGTCGCATTTTATTGGATGGTGGTTTACGTGCCCCGGATCGATACCAGAATCAGCAGACGATTATTCGTGGCGACGAGAGTGAGCCCGTGATTGCGTTGGCTTCTATTGTGGCGAAGGTGATTAGAGATCGTTGGTTGATTGGTTTAGCGAAAAAATATCCAGATTATGGTTTAGAAAAACACAAGGGTTATGGCACGAAATATCACTATCTGG contains these protein-coding regions:
- a CDS encoding ribonuclease HII; protein product: MPRPRYVVGIDEAGRGPLAGPVAVGVVVVDLEQISNLGEYFSGVRDSKKLSGKNREIWFQKLKTERDSGRLFFAVTLVGNKIIDRNGIVSAISHGLDKGLEELNVNPETCRILLDGGLRAPDRYQNQQTIIRGDESEPVIALASIVAKVIRDRWLIGLAKKYPDYGLEKHKGYGTKYHYLALERFGLSPIHRETFCRRIFTKKSPR
- the dnaE gene encoding DNA polymerase III subunit alpha; the encoded protein is MSETSFVHLHVHSHYSLLDGLSKIPELVKKARSHGMPALALTDHGNLYGAIEFYKECVTNQIKPIIGVEAYVATRGRTDKEPHLDARRFHLTLLAKNLTGYKNLLKLVSQAYLEGFYYKPRIDKELLRAHHEGLICLSGCLAGELSRAVWNKNQEEAKKVATEYQEIFGAENYFIEIMHHPKIERQLEIKKDLIALAKELNIPLVGTQDTHYLEPTDAEAQDTLVAIQTGAFSDETKRFTNKEEDFSLISPTQALEYFQDAPEAVENTLKIAAMCDLKLELGKWVFPNFPVPAGSNYDMELENLGREKLTEYLAHHVTREAEAKTRFDYELGVITKKGYSPYFLVVADIISYARANGIFTNTRGSAAGSFISFLIGITNVDPLFYELPFERFLNAERPSPPDIDMDFADKRRDEIIDYVRQKYGPEKVSQIGTFGSMLARGSVRDVARALGFPYGVGDKISRLVPLGSQGFPMTINRALDSTPELKELYEKDKDTQKIIDLAKKIEGGARHISVHAAGVVISPTELTDYVPLQLDPKGGKTITQYDMHAVEDAGLLKFDFLGIRNLSILEDSVRLVRQILKEEIEIEKIALDDKKTFQMLARGETIGLFQLNGSGMTKWLKELKPSNIFDINAMVALYRPGPMESIPEYIKRKHNPSLVRYLDPRMKDILKHSHGVLTYQDDVMLVAIQLGGYSWVEADKLRKAMGKKIPKEMEAQREKLLAGLVKNGMSKKKAEELWHLIEPFAAYGFNKAHAASYGRVAYQTAYMKANYPAEYMTAVLSAEAGNIETIGETIKECGRMKLPVLPPDVNESFDDFTVVKNHSGDKIRFGLITIKNLGTEIAKAVVEERQQNGNYQSIANFLERIKHKNLNRKSLEALIKAGALDSLGDSRATLLANLEQLIAYHQETLKTNENQDSLFGQMSDQSSIPQLRLNESQDVDAKSKLAWEKELLGLYISGHPLDAFGDKFKNNEHTISRAKEFKEGASLFVGGIIEDVRSINTKKGDQMAFVRLSDYTGSIECVVFSRTYGQFKELLHPERCVAIKGRLSVRNNEPSVVVESLKELV